The genomic stretch GCAGAACCTGGTCAATAGCATGCACCACACCATTTGTTACACTGCCATCTGCGCCATTAGGGATAACCTGTGCATTGTTGATTTTAATTCTGTCTCCAGACACCGTCACAGCAAGTGTCTGTCCGATCAACGTGGTCAGGTTGGTGTAGGACACCAGTCCCGGACTGCAATACGTGAGTGGCACGGTATGGTACATCAAAACCTCCACCAGCAATGTCTTGTTCTTTAGAAGCTTGTCCAGCTCGCCGCTGGGCAGCTTCTCAAAAGCTGCGTCAGTCGGAGCAAATAGCGTGAACGGTCCCTTCTCGCTGAAACTCGAGGTCAGATCGGCTGCAGCAATTGCTTTCACCAGCGTCTTGAAAACGGGGCAGGCCGTGATGGCGTCCACGATCGTTCCGGGCGGTGGAATCACCACCCGTGCGATCTCGTGCAGAACGCCGTTGGATGCCATCTTGTCAGCATTGTTTGAGTCAATAGGGGAGCACTGGGCCGTAATCACTTTGTTGTTGGGGTAGAAATTCACTCGTAGAGGTTTCCCTATCAAAGTGTGCACCAGTTTCTCATCCATGTT from Pomacea canaliculata isolate SZHN2017 linkage group LG8, ASM307304v1, whole genome shotgun sequence encodes the following:
- the LOC112569968 gene encoding transforming growth factor-beta-induced protein ig-h3-like, whose protein sequence is MRIKLFEDFALLGDACYTTSFQITTNMSKVTALFTFALVALSVASNSNDVWIEMFSIQMTQAVENDLPLLPELAKNLGLNSLYKSIVKAKLADALSAAGPFTVFGPTDAAFYALPEWAKKAIANVTVLSKVLEYHVINGKISFSDLENMDEKLVHTLIGKPLRVNFYPNNKVITAQCSPIDSNNADKMASNGVLHEIARVVIPPPGTIVDAITACPVFKTLVKAIAAADLTSSFSEKGPFTLFAPTDAAFEKLPSGELDKLLKNKTLLVEVLMYHTVPLTYCSPGLVSYTNLTTLIGQTLAVTVSGDRIKINNAQVIPNGADGSVTNGVVHAIDQVLLPPDFLHRSRV